One Rhinopithecus roxellana isolate Shanxi Qingling chromosome 7, ASM756505v1, whole genome shotgun sequence DNA segment encodes these proteins:
- the LOC104671835 gene encoding thymosin beta-15A: MSDKPDLSEVEKFDRSKLKKTNTEEKNTLPSKETIQQEKECVQTS; encoded by the exons ATGAGTGATAAACCAGACTTGTCGGAAGTGGAGAAGTTTGACAGGTCAAAACTGAAGAAAActaatactgaagaaaaaaatactcttcCCTCAAAGGAAA CTATCCAGCAGGAGAAAGAGTGTGTTCAAACATCGTAA